A region from the Halomarina litorea genome encodes:
- the ilvN gene encoding acetolactate synthase small subunit, with the protein MSSDSEGDGERSTDPDSVPRKGLQGPRPGERTRPHGRRSGQGIRIDPQAEATHQPRRTAISALVKNEPGVLAEVSGLVSRRQFNIESLTVGPTTNPETSRITLVIEEPDPGVRQVERQLEKLLPVISVRELGTDAVRRELVVLKVHGDRPDEVNAITQMYDGRTLDAGPRTITVEITGDEQKIDDAIDAFRQFGIRELARTGQTALARGDEWTTHAEEERYEQLRSETDPTPTTADD; encoded by the coding sequence ATGAGTTCGGACTCCGAGGGCGACGGAGAGCGGAGTACGGACCCCGACTCGGTCCCCCGCAAGGGACTGCAGGGTCCCCGTCCCGGGGAACGGACCCGCCCGCACGGGCGGCGGTCCGGACAGGGAATCCGCATCGACCCGCAGGCAGAGGCGACCCACCAGCCCCGGCGGACGGCCATCTCGGCGCTCGTGAAGAACGAACCCGGCGTGCTGGCGGAGGTGTCCGGCCTCGTCAGTCGGCGACAGTTCAACATCGAGTCGCTGACCGTCGGGCCGACGACCAACCCCGAGACGTCGCGCATCACGCTGGTCATCGAGGAACCCGACCCTGGCGTCCGGCAGGTCGAACGCCAGTTGGAGAAGCTCCTGCCGGTCATCTCGGTGCGCGAACTGGGGACCGACGCGGTGCGGCGCGAACTCGTCGTGTTGAAGGTCCACGGGGACCGACCCGACGAGGTCAACGCCATCACGCAGATGTACGACGGCCGGACGCTCGACGCCGGGCCTCGGACCATCACCGTCGAGATAACCGGCGACGAACAGAAGATCGACGACGCCATCGACGCGTTCCGCCAGTTCGGCATCCGCGAACTCGCCCGGACGGGCCAGACGGCCCTCGCGCGCGGCGACGAGTGGACGACCCACGCCGAGGAGGAACGCTACGAGCAGTTGCGCAGCGAGACCGACCCGACACCGACCACAGCGGACGACTGA
- the ilvC gene encoding ketol-acid reductoisomerase: MTDATIYYDDDAEHGYIAEKTVAVLGYGSQGHAHAQNLADSGVEVIVGLREDSSSREAAQADGLRVATAAEAAAEAEIISVLVPDTVQPAVYEEIAPHLDPGDTLQFAHGFNIHYGQIEPPEDVDVTMVAPKSPGHLVRRNFENDEGTPGLLAIYQDATGEAKKEGLAYAKAIGCTRAGVVETSFREETETDLFGEQAVLCGGVTELIKAGYETLVDAGYSPEMAYFECLNEMKLIVDLMYEGGLGGMWDSVSDTAEYGGLTRGERIVDDHARENMKEVLEEVQNGEFAREWILENQAGRPGYNQRHAAEANHDIEAVGEDLRALFAWGDDDSEREQEAEAPADD, encoded by the coding sequence ATGACAGACGCAACCATCTACTACGACGACGACGCGGAGCACGGATACATCGCGGAGAAGACGGTAGCCGTCCTCGGCTACGGGAGCCAGGGCCACGCCCACGCCCAGAACCTCGCCGACAGCGGGGTCGAGGTCATCGTGGGTCTGCGCGAGGACTCTTCCTCGCGCGAGGCCGCACAGGCCGACGGCCTGCGCGTGGCGACGGCCGCAGAGGCCGCCGCGGAAGCCGAGATTATCTCGGTACTGGTGCCCGACACCGTCCAGCCGGCGGTGTACGAGGAGATAGCGCCCCACCTCGACCCCGGCGACACCCTGCAGTTCGCCCACGGGTTCAACATCCACTACGGCCAGATCGAACCGCCAGAGGACGTGGACGTGACGATGGTCGCGCCCAAGTCGCCGGGCCACCTCGTCCGCCGGAACTTCGAGAACGACGAGGGGACGCCCGGCCTGCTCGCCATCTACCAGGACGCGACGGGCGAGGCGAAGAAAGAGGGTCTCGCGTACGCGAAGGCCATCGGCTGTACCCGCGCGGGCGTCGTCGAGACGTCGTTCCGCGAGGAGACCGAGACCGACCTGTTCGGCGAACAGGCCGTCCTCTGTGGCGGCGTCACCGAACTCATCAAGGCCGGATACGAGACGCTCGTGGACGCCGGCTACTCGCCGGAGATGGCCTACTTCGAGTGCCTCAACGAGATGAAGCTCATCGTCGACCTGATGTACGAGGGTGGGCTGGGCGGGATGTGGGACTCGGTGTCCGACACGGCCGAGTACGGCGGGCTGACCCGCGGCGAGCGAATCGTCGACGACCACGCCCGCGAGAACATGAAGGAGGTGCTGGAGGAGGTCCAGAACGGCGAGTTCGCCCGCGAGTGGATTCTGGAGAACCAGGCGGGACGCCCCGGCTACAACCAGCGCCACGCCGCCGAGGCGAACCACGACATCGAGGCGGTCGGCGAGGACCTGCGCGCGCTGTTCGCGTGGGGCGACGACGACTCGGAGCGAGAACAGGAAGCGGAAGCACCAGCGGACGACTGA
- the leuC gene encoding 3-isopropylmalate dehydratase large subunit, giving the protein MSEGTLYDKVWERHRVRTLPSGQDQLFVGLHLIHEVTSPQAFGMLRERRLEVARPDLTHATVDHIVPTSSKERPYSDDAAEDMMGELEENVREAGVEFDSPETGNQGIVHVIGPEQGLTQPGKTIVCGDSHTATHGAFGALAFGIGTSQIRDVLATQTIAMEKKAVRRIEVTGELGEGVTAKDVILTIIRELGTDGGVGYVYEYAGEAIESLDMEGRMSICNMSIEGGARAGYVNPDETTYEWLRETDEFTDSEEQSSSGSRTKSGDDPERFEELKEYWESIRSDEDAEYDDVVTIDGSAIEPVVTWGTTPGQGIGISEPIPHPEDLAEDKQDTARRAQEHMRVEPGETMAGYPIDVAFLGSCTNARLSDLRAAAEVVEGRQVHESVRAMVVPGSQRVKAAAEAEGLDEIFREAGFDWRGAGCSMCLGMNEDQLVGDEACASSSNRNFVGRQGSKEGRTVLMSPKMVAAAAVTGEVTDVRDLPETTEVTGR; this is encoded by the coding sequence ATGAGCGAGGGGACGCTGTACGACAAGGTGTGGGAGCGCCACCGGGTGCGGACCCTGCCGAGCGGGCAGGACCAGCTGTTCGTGGGACTTCACCTCATCCACGAGGTGACCAGCCCGCAGGCGTTCGGGATGCTGCGCGAACGCCGACTGGAGGTGGCCCGCCCGGACCTGACGCACGCGACGGTGGACCACATCGTCCCGACGTCGAGCAAGGAGCGGCCGTACTCGGACGACGCCGCCGAGGACATGATGGGCGAACTGGAGGAGAACGTCCGCGAGGCGGGCGTCGAGTTCGACTCGCCCGAGACGGGAAATCAGGGCATCGTCCACGTCATCGGGCCGGAACAGGGGCTGACGCAACCGGGCAAGACCATCGTCTGCGGGGACTCCCACACGGCGACCCACGGCGCGTTCGGGGCGCTCGCCTTCGGCATCGGCACCTCCCAGATTCGGGACGTGCTCGCCACCCAGACCATCGCGATGGAGAAGAAGGCCGTCCGTCGCATCGAGGTCACCGGCGAACTCGGCGAGGGTGTCACCGCGAAGGACGTCATCCTGACCATCATCCGCGAACTGGGCACCGACGGCGGCGTCGGCTACGTCTACGAGTACGCGGGCGAGGCCATCGAGTCACTGGACATGGAGGGGCGGATGAGCATCTGCAACATGTCCATCGAGGGTGGGGCGCGCGCGGGCTACGTCAACCCCGACGAAACCACCTACGAGTGGCTCCGCGAGACGGACGAGTTCACGGACAGCGAGGAGCAGAGCTCCTCTGGCAGCCGGACGAAGTCCGGCGACGACCCGGAACGGTTCGAGGAACTGAAGGAGTACTGGGAGTCCATCCGGTCGGACGAGGACGCCGAGTACGACGACGTGGTCACCATCGACGGGTCGGCCATCGAACCCGTCGTCACGTGGGGCACCACACCGGGACAGGGCATCGGCATCTCCGAGCCGATTCCGCACCCGGAGGACCTCGCCGAGGACAAACAGGACACCGCACGGCGCGCGCAGGAACACATGCGCGTCGAACCCGGCGAGACGATGGCGGGCTACCCCATCGACGTCGCCTTCCTCGGCTCGTGTACGAACGCGCGACTGTCCGACCTCCGCGCCGCGGCCGAAGTCGTCGAGGGACGACAGGTCCACGAGAGCGTGCGCGCGATGGTCGTCCCCGGAAGCCAGCGCGTGAAGGCCGCCGCCGAGGCGGAGGGCCTCGACGAGATATTCCGCGAGGCGGGCTTCGACTGGCGCGGTGCGGGCTGTTCGATGTGTCTCGGCATGAACGAGGACCAACTGGTCGGCGACGAGGCCTGCGCCTCCTCGTCGAACCGCAACTTCGTCGGTCGGCAGGGGAGCAAGGAGGGGAGAACCGTACTCATGAGCCCGAAGATGGTCGCCGCCGCCGCCGTCACCGGCGAGGTGACGGACGTGCGCGACCTGCCCGAGACGACGGAGGTGACCGGCCGATGA
- the leuD gene encoding 3-isopropylmalate dehydratase small subunit, with the protein MSEKEVPPIEEVSGTGIPVRGNDIDTDQIVPARFLKVLTFEGLGKAAFFDQRFDDDDEPKDHPFNDERYSGANVLVVNANFGCGSSREHAPQALKRWGIDAIVGESFAEIFAGNCLALGVPTVTASPEAVGALQAHIESEPATEIHVDVEGETVTYDGNAVDVSVDPAQRQSLVDGEWDTTALLGANPEEVRATAESLPYVGSADR; encoded by the coding sequence ATGAGCGAGAAGGAGGTCCCCCCAATCGAGGAGGTCAGCGGCACGGGCATCCCCGTCCGGGGCAACGACATCGACACGGACCAGATCGTCCCGGCGCGGTTCCTGAAGGTCCTCACCTTCGAGGGCCTCGGGAAGGCCGCGTTCTTCGACCAGCGCTTCGACGACGACGACGAACCGAAAGACCACCCGTTCAACGACGAACGCTACAGCGGCGCGAACGTCCTCGTCGTCAACGCCAACTTCGGCTGTGGTTCCTCGCGGGAACACGCCCCGCAGGCGCTCAAGCGCTGGGGCATCGACGCCATCGTCGGCGAGTCGTTCGCCGAAATCTTCGCGGGCAACTGCCTCGCACTCGGCGTCCCCACCGTCACCGCCTCGCCGGAGGCCGTCGGCGCGTTGCAGGCGCACATCGAGTCGGAGCCCGCCACTGAGATTCACGTCGACGTCGAGGGCGAGACGGTCACCTACGACGGCAACGCCGTGGACGTCTCGGTCGACCCCGCCCAGCGCCAGTCGCTGGTCGACGGCGAGTGGGACACGACGGCGCTCCTCGGGGCGAATCCGGAGGAGGTACGGGCGACGGCCGAGAGCCTGCCGTACGTCGGGAGTGCGGACCGATGA
- a CDS encoding isocitrate/isopropylmalate dehydrogenase family protein, with translation MTGGHDIAVVPGDGIGQEVTPAAVEVLEALDLPLSFVERAAGDHVLESRGTALPDGTRETVERADATLFGAAGETAADVILPLRRAVDSFANVRPARAYPGVDALKPETDLVFVRENTEGVYAGIESEIAEGVTTCTRVVTEAASRRIAEFGFDYAEERGYDVTVAHKSNVMRVTDGQFLDAVRAVGDARGAEYDEALMDALAMHLVLRPEEYGVVICPNLAGDMLSDLAAGLVGGLGLLPSANVGSENALFEPVHGSAPDIAGQGVANPSAMVLSAALLLDHLDYPAEADRVREAVEGVLADGPRTPDLGGEASTEDVTSAVVERL, from the coding sequence ATGACCGGGGGCCACGACATCGCCGTCGTCCCCGGCGACGGCATCGGGCAGGAGGTCACGCCCGCCGCCGTCGAGGTCCTCGAGGCCCTCGACCTCCCGCTCTCGTTCGTCGAACGGGCGGCGGGCGACCACGTCCTCGAATCGCGGGGGACGGCGCTCCCCGACGGCACCCGCGAGACGGTCGAGCGCGCGGACGCGACGCTGTTCGGCGCGGCGGGCGAGACGGCCGCGGACGTCATCCTCCCGCTCCGGCGGGCGGTCGACAGTTTCGCGAACGTCCGCCCCGCCCGCGCGTACCCCGGCGTGGACGCCCTCAAACCCGAGACGGACCTCGTGTTCGTCCGAGAGAACACCGAGGGCGTCTACGCCGGCATCGAGAGCGAGATAGCGGAGGGCGTCACCACCTGCACGCGCGTCGTCACCGAGGCGGCCTCCCGCCGCATCGCGGAGTTCGGCTTCGACTACGCCGAGGAGCGCGGCTACGACGTGACCGTCGCCCACAAGTCGAACGTGATGCGCGTCACGGACGGCCAGTTCCTCGACGCGGTCCGCGCCGTGGGCGACGCCCGCGGCGCGGAGTACGACGAGGCGCTGATGGACGCCCTCGCGATGCACCTCGTCCTCCGTCCCGAGGAGTACGGCGTCGTCATCTGTCCGAACCTCGCCGGCGACATGCTCTCGGACCTCGCGGCCGGCCTCGTCGGCGGCCTCGGCCTCCTGCCGAGCGCCAACGTCGGTAGCGAGAACGCGCTGTTCGAGCCCGTCCACGGGTCGGCCCCCGACATCGCCGGGCAGGGCGTCGCCAACCCCAGCGCGATGGTTCTGAGCGCGGCGCTGCTGCTCGACCACCTCGACTACCCCGCCGAGGCCGACCGGGTGCGCGAGGCAGTCGAGGGCGTCCTCGCGGACGGCCCGCGGACGCCCGACCTGGGCGGTGAGGCGTCCACCGAGGACGTGACGAGCGCCGTCGTCGAGCGACTGTAA
- a CDS encoding DUF5799 family protein: MSRNWTDRIVGTRMAVDREFEERLGQSEFERQEWGLVMTAVEFDIENPEDPESARLVGDTENLPAIVPELERIANENPMGGGSKKQSSGVLGSLKNALGMGGDDSKFDESKVQAAEALVAEYTDMLQARLEDNGRWAEICEAARTSKEAEGADADPLEK, from the coding sequence ATGTCACGGAACTGGACCGACCGCATCGTGGGCACGCGCATGGCGGTCGACCGCGAGTTCGAGGAGCGACTCGGGCAGTCGGAGTTCGAGCGACAGGAGTGGGGTCTCGTCATGACCGCCGTGGAGTTCGACATCGAGAACCCCGAGGACCCCGAGAGCGCCCGCCTCGTCGGGGACACCGAGAACCTCCCCGCGATCGTCCCGGAACTGGAGCGCATCGCCAACGAGAACCCGATGGGCGGCGGGTCGAAGAAGCAGTCGAGCGGCGTCCTCGGCTCTCTCAAGAACGCCCTCGGGATGGGCGGCGACGACTCGAAGTTCGACGAGTCGAAGGTACAGGCCGCGGAGGCACTCGTCGCCGAGTACACCGACATGCTCCAGGCGCGTCTGGAGGATAACGGGCGGTGGGCGGAGATATGCGAGGCGGCACGTACGTCGAAGGAGGCTGAAGGGGCCGACGCCGACCCCCTGGAGAAGTGA
- a CDS encoding fibrillarin-like rRNA/tRNA 2'-O-methyltransferase — translation MTPAPDLPEGVVRHTFDGRERLATRGEPVYGEPTDGDLRLWDAGRSKLGAMLTTGMDTGLVGGETVLYLGAASGTTVSHVADFAGPTYAVEFAARPVRDLLPVAEARPNLVPLLKDARAPETYAHVVEPVDVVVQDVATRGQARVAEINRQFLRDDGRLLAVVKARSEDVTATPEDVFDAFLDDLTGYEVLETARLDPHHEDHLAVVARPARSE, via the coding sequence GTGACCCCCGCTCCCGACCTCCCGGAGGGCGTCGTCCGCCACACCTTCGACGGGCGAGAGCGCCTCGCCACCCGCGGCGAACCGGTGTACGGCGAACCGACCGACGGCGACCTGCGCCTGTGGGACGCCGGGCGCTCGAAACTCGGCGCGATGCTGACGACGGGGATGGACACGGGACTCGTCGGCGGCGAGACGGTGCTCTACCTCGGAGCGGCCTCCGGGACGACGGTGAGCCACGTCGCCGACTTCGCGGGGCCGACCTACGCCGTCGAGTTCGCCGCCCGTCCGGTCCGTGACCTCCTCCCGGTCGCCGAGGCCCGTCCGAACCTCGTTCCCCTCCTGAAGGACGCCCGCGCGCCCGAGACGTACGCCCACGTGGTCGAACCCGTCGACGTGGTCGTACAGGACGTGGCGACGCGCGGGCAGGCCCGCGTCGCCGAGATCAACCGACAGTTCCTGCGCGACGACGGCCGCCTGCTGGCCGTCGTGAAGGCCCGCTCGGAGGACGTGACCGCAACCCCGGAGGACGTCTTCGACGCCTTCCTCGACGACCTGACGGGCTACGAGGTGCTGGAGACGGCCCGACTGGACCCACACCACGAGGACCACCTCGCCGTCGTCGCCCGGCCCGCCCGGAGCGAGTGA
- a CDS encoding NOP5/NOP56 family protein: MNDGTPPAGTGWFDGVDPEDVEAAADAITDGNAESPRDWPALAVESGFAESEEAYYDALHEATLHAARREVREREGADDRQLVHAVRAMDDVERVANELAERVAEWGGTRDADAGTGVEYARTLADREADDPAGAALRGLAERVADLDEESQSLRAYVERTAPEVAPNLSMLAGPVLAARLVALAGGLKPLARKPSGTVQVLGAEDALFAHLRGRAPSPKHGVIYVHEYVSGIDPAERGSAARALAGKLSIAARVDHYSGDLRPELQAELDERIERIRARTRDGDGESGGDGGTGQ, from the coding sequence ATGAACGACGGGACCCCACCGGCAGGGACCGGCTGGTTCGACGGGGTCGACCCCGAGGACGTCGAGGCGGCGGCCGACGCCATCACCGACGGGAACGCCGAGTCGCCGCGCGACTGGCCGGCGCTCGCGGTCGAATCCGGCTTCGCCGAATCGGAGGAGGCGTACTACGACGCGCTCCACGAGGCCACCCTCCACGCCGCCCGACGCGAGGTCCGCGAACGCGAGGGGGCGGACGACCGACAACTCGTCCACGCGGTCCGCGCGATGGACGACGTCGAACGCGTCGCCAACGAACTCGCCGAACGCGTCGCCGAGTGGGGCGGGACGCGGGACGCCGACGCGGGCACCGGCGTCGAGTACGCCCGGACGCTCGCCGACCGCGAGGCGGACGACCCGGCGGGTGCCGCCCTCCGCGGCCTCGCCGAACGCGTCGCCGACCTCGACGAGGAGAGCCAGTCGCTCAGGGCGTACGTCGAACGCACCGCCCCCGAGGTGGCCCCGAACCTCTCGATGCTCGCGGGACCCGTCCTCGCGGCCCGCCTCGTCGCCCTCGCGGGAGGGTTGAAGCCGCTGGCGCGGAAGCCGAGCGGGACGGTGCAGGTCCTCGGAGCCGAGGACGCCCTGTTCGCCCACCTCCGGGGGCGGGCCCCCTCGCCGAAACACGGCGTCATCTACGTCCACGAGTACGTCTCCGGCATCGACCCCGCCGAGCGAGGGTCGGCGGCACGTGCGCTCGCGGGGAAACTCTCCATCGCCGCGCGGGTCGACCACTACTCGGGCGACCTGCGGCCCGAACTGCAGGCGGAACTGGACGAACGCATCGAGCGAATCCGGGCACGGACGAGAGACGGGGACGGCGAGAGCGGCGGGGACGGAGGGACGGGCCAGTGA